CTAAAATGGAGTCCTCTGGCTTGCAACCGGCAGCTCGCGCCGACCGACTTGCACTGGCACGTCGTGTCTCGCTTGATTTGACCGGGTTACCGCCGACATGGAAACAGGCCGAAGCATTTGCGCTCGATACCGATGTCGATGCGTACGAAAAATACGTCGATCGACTGCTTGCCAGCCCAACCTACGGCGAACGCTGGGCTCGTGTCTGGTTGGACTTAGCTCGCTACGCGGATTCGGCCGGTTACGCCGACGATCCCCCAAGGACCATTTGGGCCTATCGCGACTATGTCGTTGACGCGATCAATAGCAACCTCCCCTTTGATCAGTTCACGATCGAACAGCTTGCCGGCGACTTACTGGATGATCCGACCGATCGCCAATTGATTGCGACCGCATTTCATCGCAACACGTTAACCAATAACGAAGGCGGCACGAACGACGAGGAATTTCGCAACGTCGCAATCGTTGATCGTGTCAACACGACGATGGCCGTTTGGATGGGAACGACGATGGCTTGCGCACAATGCCATACCCACAAGTATGATCCGATCACTCAGGAAGAATACTTCAAGTTCTTTGCCTTCTTCAACAACACTGCCGACGCCGATCGTCGTGACGAAAGCCCCACGATCGAAATCTGGAACGACGCGGTCGAGCAGCAAAAGCGACAACTGCAGGCAACGGTTAGTCGACTCGAAGAGGAGTACCGTCAGCCATCGGATCAACTCGAAAACGAGTTCCTACAATGGGCAGATACTTTATCACAAGCTCCGCAATGGACCGCCCTAGCTCCAGCCACTATCGAAGCGAATCGCACGACGACCATTGACGACGACGGATGGATTCACGCCAGCGGTGAAAAGCCAGCTAAAGACGACTATGTCGTTACCCTACCGATCGATCAACAATCGATTGCCGGACTTCAAATCGAAATCTCCCCCGAGCAAAAATCAAACTTTGTCATTTCACAAGTCGTTGCCGAATTCATTCCGCAACCAACCGATAGCGAATCAAAGAAAGAGTCAAAACCGCTCGCGTTTGCTTTTGCCGCAGCTGACTTTGAACAGGATGGCTTTCCTGCATCCACCACAATTGGCCGCAAGATAAACGCAAACAAAGGTTGGGCAATTTCACCGAAGATGGGCGAAGCTCACCAGATGTCACTCGCCTTCAAGTCAGCTCTTAATAACGGATCGGGAACGCTTCGCGTAACGATCAAGCAGCAGTCCAAATATGGAAATCACCTGCTCGACCACTTCCGCATCAACACGACGGACCGCGCCGACTTAGACGGCTGGCTAAAGCTATCACCAGAAGTCAAACAGCTTGCCAATAAGTCTCGCGATCAGTGGAAACCCGAAGAGACCCAGATCGCTCGCGAGTTCTTTCGCTCAATCGCGCCTTCGCTTCAGCCAATTCGCGACCAGCTCCGCGATTCCCAACAGTCTTTGGCCAAGCTAAAGCCGATCACAACGGTTCCCGTGATGAGCGAACTCCCGGCTGACAAACGCCGCGAAACGAAAATCCAGATTCGCGGTAACTACCAAAGCACCGGAGCCACCGTCGACGTGGGAACACCGGAAGCATTTCACCAACTCGATTGTGAAGATCGCCCCAGCAGGTTGGATCTCGCACATTGGTTGGTTTCGCCTGACAATCCGCTTACCGCGCGAGTCATTGTCAATCGGCACTGGGAACAGCTCTTTGGGATCGGCATTGTCGAAACCAGCGAAGAATTCGGCTCACAGGGTGAACTGCCATCACATCCAAAACTTCTCGACTGGCTGGCGGTTGATCTAGTAGAACACGGATGGGATCTAAAACGCTTGCTGAAACAAATCGTGATGAGTGAAACGTATCGACAAAGCAGCGTCACAACCGCGGAAGAAGTGACACGCGATCCAGCCAATCGATTGCTCGCCCGAGGACCACGCTTTCGAGTTTCTGCGGAAATGGTGCGTGACCAAGCATTGTTTGTCAGCGGCTTACTGGTCGACAAATTTGCCGGCCCACCCGCGAAGCCACCACAACCATCCATGGGCCTGAAAGCCGCATTCGGTTCGGCGACCGACTGGAGCACAAGCGAAGGTGAAGACCGTTTCCGTCGCGGTATCTATACCACTTGGCGACGAAGCAATCCCTATCCCTCAATGGCCCAGTTCGACGCACCGAACCGTGACGTCTGCACGGTGCGAAGGATCCGTACCAATACGCCGCTGCAAGCCTTGGTAACGCTGAATGATCCCGTATACATCGAAGCGGCGCAAGCCTTCGCCCGTCAATGCGTCGCGATGTCAAACGATCGAGACGAAAGGATCACTTTCGCTTTCCAAAAAGCATTGACGCGTTACCCAACGCCTGACGAGAAGCAACGCTTGGGAGATCTGATCGATAAGGTCTACCAGCGCTATCAAGACAACCCGGACGAAGCGAAAAGGATGGCGACGGATCCTTTGGGGCCACTGCCGGACAACGCAGACGCGGCCGAATATGCGACATGGACAGTGTTTAGCAACGTCATGCTAAACCTGGACGAACTGTTGATGAAACGATAGGAGAACGACGCGATGAACCCCAAACTAGAACAACTGCAACTGAAAACGCGACGTCACTTCTTTCGCCAATCCACCGCAGGAATCGGCGCGATCGCTTTATCATCGTTGCTAAGCCAAGACGCTCCGGCAGGTAACACCAGCAATCCCGCGGATTCGACCGTGGTTAACCCGCTCGCTCCCCGAGCCCCACACTTTGCCGCCAAAGCAAAACGTGTGATCTATCTGCACATGACCGGGTCGCCTCCAAACCTGGACCTGTTCGATTACAAACCCGAGTTGATCAAACGCAGCGACCAAGACTGCCCAGATGAGTTCTTAGCCGGTCGCGAGTTCGCGTTCACCAGCGGAACACCAAAGCTGATGGGCTCGCCTCGTCAATGGAAACAGGTTGGCGAATCTGGCATGTGGATGTCGGACGCAATTCCGCACTTTCATTCGATTGCCGATGAAATGTGTGTGGTCCACTCGGTCTATACCGACCAGTTCAATCACGCCCCGGCAGAACTGTTGGTCTACACAGGTTCGCCACGCAGCGGTCGCCCTTCGATGGGATCATGGGTGACCTATGGGCTGGGAAGTGAAAACGAAGACTTGCCTGGCTTTGTTGTCTTGATCTCAAGCGGCGTCCAACCCAATGGCGGAAAGAATTCGTTCGGCAGCGGATTCTTACCATCGGTTTATCAAGGCGTTCAGTGCCGATCCAAAGGCGACCCGGTGCTGTACTCCTCTGATCCTCCAGGTATGCCTCGCGACGTACGGCGATCGACTTTGGACGCGCTTGCCGACCTGAACCGAATGCAAGCGGCACAGATGGGGCACCCCGAAACATTGACTCGAATCGCCCAATACGAACTCGCCTACCGAATGCAAACATCGGTTCCCGATGTGATGGATATCAGTTCGGAATCACAAGCCACTTTGGATGAATACGGTGCCAAACCGGGTGAATCGAGCCTCGCGAATAATTGTTTGCTCGCCCGTCGACTGGTCGAATCAGGCGTTCGCTTTGTGCAACTGTTCGACTGGGGCTGGGACTTCCACGGTACCGGTGCGGATACCGGTTTGACCGACGGGCTGACCAACAAATGTGCGACGATGGACAAACCGATCGCCGCATTGATTGCCGACCTAAAACGGCGTGGGCTCCTAGAGGACACACTGGTTGTTTGGGGCGGCGAATTCGGTCGGACCCCGTTCCGTGAAGGACGCACCGCGAAAAGCAAAATCCTTGGACGCGACCATTACCCGGACACGTTCACCATGTGGATGGCTGGCGGCGGCGTCAAAGGTGGATTCGAATACGGCCAGTCAGACGAACTCGGTTTCAGCGTCGCAGAGAACCCGGTGCATGTTCACGACCTGCAAGCCACGATCCTGCATCAATTGGGATTTGACCACGAACGGCTGACTTATCGATTCCAGGGACGCGATTTTCGATTAACCGATGTGCATGGTCATGTCGTCAAAGATTTGCTCGCCTGATGGCAAGTGCCATGTTCCGAGGTGACGCCCTATCAACCGAACCGCGTTAGCGGCGGTTTACGCAGGAAAACCGGGGCTAACGCCCAATCGGCTAATCCGGAAGCCGAGTTGCCCCAAAACGCTGGGCATTTAATCGAAATCGACTTCGTTCGGGTGACAGACTTCACTCCAATGCGTCTGGCTTTTCCCCGTCGGGGGAGTAAATTCAGCAGACTCCCACGGGAAGCTCGCTCATTTTACTGCTCAATACGGTTCTTTAGTTCGATCATATGACTCACTTCGACGTATTCAATGGTGACGCCGACGGCATTTGTGCGCTCCACCAACTTCGCTTGGCTCAGCCCCTGCAGTCGGAACTGATCACCGGTGTGAAACGAGACATCAACTTAGTGCGACGTGTCTCCGCAAAACCCGGTGACCTTGTTACGGTGCTGGATATTTCTTTGGACAAAAACCGTGATGAACTCGTCCGCGTGCTTGGCGAAGGTGCTTCAGTTCAATACTTCGACCACCACTTTGCCGGTGAGATCCCTGATTCTGATCAGCTGGAAACTCATATCGATACCGCGGGCGATGTCTGCACTGGGCTGTTGGTAAATCGCTATCTAAACAGCGAGTTTTTGCCTTGGGCTGTTACGGCTTTGTATGGCGACAACTTGCACGATGCGGCTCGCACCGCAGCGGAACCACTGCAATACTCGGATGCACAATTGGGCAAGCTCGAACGGCTCGGAACGTTGATGAACTACAACGGATACGGAAGCACGCTGGACGATCTCTATTTCCCACCGGCAGAGCTTTACAAGAAGGTTAAACCGTACAGCGACCCATTCGAGTTCATCGAAACGGACGCGGCCTTCGAAAAGCTTGCCGAGGGTTTTGAAAGTGACATGAGACGCGCCGAGTCGATCTCGCCAGTCCTGGAAACGGAACAATGCGCCGCGTTCGTCTTCCCAAATGAATCGTTCTCTCGGCGAGTTAGTGGCGTCTACAGCAACCAACTTGCTCGTGATAACCCAAATCGCGCCCACGCTCTTTTGAGCCTGCTGCCTTCGGGCGGCTATCTGATCAGCGTTCGTGCGCCGCTAGTCACCAAATCGGGTGCCGACGAACTCTGTCGCCAATTCCCCACCGGAGGTGGACGACAGGCCGCTGCAGGCGTCAATGATCTGCCGGGAGATCAGCTCGCTGCCTTTTTAAATGCCATGCAGAAACAATTTGCTGCATAAAACTCCCTAGTCTTAATGCGGCAGCCACCACATGCTGCAGTGATCGTTATTGCCACTGCTTGGTCGCCCGCACAGGTTTTCGGTCTGGCGGTGCCTTTCTGACTGACGGTGCCTGTGCGGTTCCTCCTGTTCAGCAATTGCGATAACAAAAGTGGCGGCGAAGTTGTCGCGTCGGGTGAATGTTTGGCTGACCGACTGATGCAGAGAAGTGGTTCGCGCGGCAACAACGCCTGCGGTGAAGCTTGCTTTTTGCAGCTTCCACACAGGCCTACAGCCCAACAGCCCCATTCGGCCAGACGATCAACACCCGACAGAACTACTCCAATCACGAACCCCGTCGAATGATTTGGCGGAACCCCGCTAGTCTATGGACATCAAAGGCAGAACACTGTTTGATTGATCGGTCAGCCACTGCGCAATTGAGAAAAAGGGTTCGCAGTCAGCTCAATGAAAATAGATAGGAAGCTGTCCCAAACGGACTACTGTGGCGGCATCACCCCAATACACAAATGGAGATTTGTAGGTGTACAGCGTTTCGCCTTTGGATCTACCGCAAGCAACAGATTTTACCGACCCGTATTTCTTCTTCGCCAATCGAGGGCGAACCGAACTGACCTACGTCAGCCCCTCGATCGAACGGGTCTTGGGTTACAATCCGACCACGATCGTCGGTGCCTCGTATGTTGATTTCCTCGTTTCCGACGACCCACTGAACGACGATGTCGAGGAATGCCAAAACACCGATCTAAGCGGTGGACGGACCATCCACGCGCTGCGCAGTGTCTTCGATCAGTCAGGCCGCCGTCGTGTCCTTTCGGTCAACACCGTTGGCGTTTGCGAACGTCCCGCGGGACCAGTGGTCCGGCGTCACAGTATCGCGCGTGATGTTACCGAAAGTGTCGAATCGCATCGCCAATTGATGATGCGTTTGCACTCGCTCGATCGAGCCGCACGACAACTGAGTTCACAGGAACGTGATGTCGCTGAGCGGATCATGCAAGGCAAAATGAACCGTGATATCGCCCGCGAGCTCAAGATTTCCGACCGCACCGTTGAACGTCGACGTGCCGCAATCATGAAACACTTGGGTGCCGCAACCGTTTCCGAAATGGTTGCCAAGCTCGTCGAACGCGATCTACTCCGCCAATGGACTTACTCGGCCAGCGATGCCCTTTGGCAGACGGCACGCAACTCGCACTTGGCTGTCACAGCAGTCGCAGGCTAGTGCATCGTTCCATATGAAAATACGGTTCGGGTCATCATCCGACGGACGTTAGCCTGGGTTATTGCACTCAAACCGTGGCTAACGCCATACGGCTAATCCTAAAATCGGGTTGGAACGAAGCACTAGTCATTTAGCGGAAACCAATAGCGATTCATCGCTTGCTTCACTTCGTTCGCTCCGATCAGATACGTCGACTTTCGCTGACCATTCCATCGATCCGAAGCCGATCGCAACTCAACACGGATGGCCTTATCGAGCTTGAAACGATCTGCCAAGCGATCCGCTACCGCAAGCTGATACCGCGCCTGTGGATAGATTGGGACCAGACGATCCTCGATCGACCAATCGTCTAGATGTAATTCACCCCAACCATCGCCATCCAAGTCGTCCAGGTAGGGTCGAACCTCCGGCGGCAATTGGTCCATCGCGGAATGATGGACCTGGATCACCGCACGACTGGTATGGGGCGAATACAACGACCAAGATGTCCAGTGGTCCCAGTAGCCAAATCGCTCCGACAATGGGGCAATCAACATGCCGATCAATAGCACTCGCGCTAGCCATGGCAGGACTGGATGCCTTGCCTTCGAAAGGCTGGCTGCATCGCTGGATTCAGCTTCGACATGACCATCAGATCGAACGAACAATACCCAGATTTGCACCGCCAGCAGCACATTCCAGCACAGCACACCGAAGCTATGGTTCAACGACCATGGCCCCAACAATCCGATCAGACTGATATGCATCGCGATCGCGGCAAAACCGCCATAGCGTCGTGTCCTTGGGACCGCGACTAACACACCGATCAGTAGTTCGGTAATTGGCAGTGACAATGCGATCTTGCTTGTCAGTCCGTGCTCAAAGTTTCCAGCAGAGAACCACGCAAGTGCGGTCGCAACCATCTGCTGGCCAACAGTATGGGTAAACTGAAAATCCAATTTACCTGCGGCACTAAAGAGATAGATACTGGCCGTAAGCAAGGTCATCCAGAATCGAGTCTCACGCCATTGGCAACAGGCAAATAAAACGCCATAGGCCATCGTCTGGTAACACCATGGCTGTAAACGATGCTGGTCAGCGATCACGAGCGTCAGCAGCCCAATCGAGACACCCGCCCAAAGCTTTCGGCGATGGTTTGAATTGCTGTTCAAGGCATTGCCTGCCAAACATCCAACCGCCGCCAGCAAACCGGCAATGCTAAGAACCAGCTTTAAGCTGCCCGGCAAGTCGATCAAACCGACCTGAGGAAACCACCGGCCTGAAACGAAAGCGGGTGTCCAAAGCGGGTAAGTTACCGCCATCAACACCAAAACACCGATGGCCCACAGACGGGAGAAATGGTTTTCTGAGGCAGACATCTTTGAAGAAATAAGTTAACCGGCGGCAGCAACGCGATTCGTATTGGACACGCGTTGTAGGAGTGCCCCGGAGGGCATTGATGATTTCGGTGGCAGCAATTGGCGACAGATTCAACAGAGTTTAAATCAATCCAGCCAAATGAGACACGGTGAACTCGCCGCTAGAAAAACTTGTCCACAAACGCTAGGATGGCGCCGTTGGCAAGGCATCGGGCACACCCAATGAAGCCCTCTCGTCAAAGTGACCTTGCTATCGCTTAGAAAACAGCCAGCCCCCGTAGCTCAGGGGATAGAGCACAGCTTTCCTAAAGCTGGTGTCGCAGGTTCGAATCCTGCCGGGGGTGCTGTTGGAGACAATGCTTTCAGCGAAGCGGTTGCCTTATTCGAAATCCAGTTTGTGATTTCAAGTCGGGTTCGAAAACGCTGACGAGTACCGGGCATCCCGTCCTACTCGTACTCAACGAAGCGGTACTCCTACTCGTACTCGACACCCACAAAACCCGCACCGAAGAAAGCCGATCCGCAACCTGGAATTCGAGTACGACGAAACGAGTACCGGCTGAAGCCTGAGTACGAGTACGAACCGCAGCGGAATCGACTTCCAATCCTGACCAGCAAAGCGGAGTCCTTATTCGGGATTTCAACCCGGATTAGAAAACGCTGACGAGTATCGGGCAACCAATCCTACTCGTACTCGTACTCAGCGGAGTGGTACTCGTATCTCCTACTCGACAGCCACCAATCCACGCTGAAGAAAGTCGATCCGCAACCTGGAATTCGAGTACGACGAAACGAGTACCGGCCGAAGCCTGAGTACGAGTACGAACCGCAGCGGAATCGCCTCCCACTCCTGACCAGCAAAGCGGAGTATTCGGGATTTCAACCCGGATTAGAAAACGCTGACAAGTACCAGGCAGCCCGTCCTACTCGTACTCAGCGGAGCAGTACTCGTATCTCCTACTCGATACTCACCAATCCACGCTGAAGAAAGCCGATCCGCAACCTGGAACTCGAGTACGACGAAACGGGTACCGGCTGAAGCCTGAGTACGAGTCCGACTTTTGACTAAACGTGCGACCTCTCGGCCGTCGCCGATCTTGCTCGGCTTGTTTCGCCAACCAGTTCCAATAGCTGCAACGCTATCGCCTGGATATCGCTGGAAGCCGAATAAGTTTTATTGGATTCAACTTTGGTATCGTCGGCCGCT
This is a stretch of genomic DNA from Stieleria sp. JC731. It encodes these proteins:
- a CDS encoding PSD1 and planctomycete cytochrome C domain-containing protein produces the protein MHRLAYFVAFAIGSFLSGMPVQLSADEPIDFNRDIRPILFGKCVTCHGPDEEERAAGLRLDTAEGAHEDLGGYAAAIPGQPEDSEIIARVTTDDDDMLMPPADKGSRLTESEVALLKAWISQGAKYDMHWSYQKPTRPALPSVKRLDWPATPIDFFTLSKMESSGLQPAARADRLALARRVSLDLTGLPPTWKQAEAFALDTDVDAYEKYVDRLLASPTYGERWARVWLDLARYADSAGYADDPPRTIWAYRDYVVDAINSNLPFDQFTIEQLAGDLLDDPTDRQLIATAFHRNTLTNNEGGTNDEEFRNVAIVDRVNTTMAVWMGTTMACAQCHTHKYDPITQEEYFKFFAFFNNTADADRRDESPTIEIWNDAVEQQKRQLQATVSRLEEEYRQPSDQLENEFLQWADTLSQAPQWTALAPATIEANRTTTIDDDGWIHASGEKPAKDDYVVTLPIDQQSIAGLQIEISPEQKSNFVISQVVAEFIPQPTDSESKKESKPLAFAFAAADFEQDGFPASTTIGRKINANKGWAISPKMGEAHQMSLAFKSALNNGSGTLRVTIKQQSKYGNHLLDHFRINTTDRADLDGWLKLSPEVKQLANKSRDQWKPEETQIAREFFRSIAPSLQPIRDQLRDSQQSLAKLKPITTVPVMSELPADKRRETKIQIRGNYQSTGATVDVGTPEAFHQLDCEDRPSRLDLAHWLVSPDNPLTARVIVNRHWEQLFGIGIVETSEEFGSQGELPSHPKLLDWLAVDLVEHGWDLKRLLKQIVMSETYRQSSVTTAEEVTRDPANRLLARGPRFRVSAEMVRDQALFVSGLLVDKFAGPPAKPPQPSMGLKAAFGSATDWSTSEGEDRFRRGIYTTWRRSNPYPSMAQFDAPNRDVCTVRRIRTNTPLQALVTLNDPVYIEAAQAFARQCVAMSNDRDERITFAFQKALTRYPTPDEKQRLGDLIDKVYQRYQDNPDEAKRMATDPLGPLPDNADAAEYATWTVFSNVMLNLDELLMKR
- a CDS encoding DUF1501 domain-containing protein, with translation MNPKLEQLQLKTRRHFFRQSTAGIGAIALSSLLSQDAPAGNTSNPADSTVVNPLAPRAPHFAAKAKRVIYLHMTGSPPNLDLFDYKPELIKRSDQDCPDEFLAGREFAFTSGTPKLMGSPRQWKQVGESGMWMSDAIPHFHSIADEMCVVHSVYTDQFNHAPAELLVYTGSPRSGRPSMGSWVTYGLGSENEDLPGFVVLISSGVQPNGGKNSFGSGFLPSVYQGVQCRSKGDPVLYSSDPPGMPRDVRRSTLDALADLNRMQAAQMGHPETLTRIAQYELAYRMQTSVPDVMDISSESQATLDEYGAKPGESSLANNCLLARRLVESGVRFVQLFDWGWDFHGTGADTGLTDGLTNKCATMDKPIAALIADLKRRGLLEDTLVVWGGEFGRTPFREGRTAKSKILGRDHYPDTFTMWMAGGGVKGGFEYGQSDELGFSVAENPVHVHDLQATILHQLGFDHERLTYRFQGRDFRLTDVHGHVVKDLLA
- a CDS encoding acetyltransferase, with protein sequence MTHFDVFNGDADGICALHQLRLAQPLQSELITGVKRDINLVRRVSAKPGDLVTVLDISLDKNRDELVRVLGEGASVQYFDHHFAGEIPDSDQLETHIDTAGDVCTGLLVNRYLNSEFLPWAVTALYGDNLHDAARTAAEPLQYSDAQLGKLERLGTLMNYNGYGSTLDDLYFPPAELYKKVKPYSDPFEFIETDAAFEKLAEGFESDMRRAESISPVLETEQCAAFVFPNESFSRRVSGVYSNQLARDNPNRAHALLSLLPSGGYLISVRAPLVTKSGADELCRQFPTGGGRQAAAGVNDLPGDQLAAFLNAMQKQFAA
- a CDS encoding LuxR C-terminal-related transcriptional regulator; translated protein: MYSVSPLDLPQATDFTDPYFFFANRGRTELTYVSPSIERVLGYNPTTIVGASYVDFLVSDDPLNDDVEECQNTDLSGGRTIHALRSVFDQSGRRRVLSVNTVGVCERPAGPVVRRHSIARDVTESVESHRQLMMRLHSLDRAARQLSSQERDVAERIMQGKMNRDIARELKISDRTVERRRAAIMKHLGAATVSEMVAKLVERDLLRQWTYSASDALWQTARNSHLAVTAVAG